The Chryseobacterium indologenes genomic sequence TGATTGGAACGATTGCCGCGATAGACTCAACGTTGTTTACTACCGTTGGTCTTTCCCAAAGACCTTTTACAGCCGGGAATGGTGGTTTTAATCTTGGGTTACCTCTTTTTCCTTCAAGGGATTCAAGCAATGCAGTTTCTTCACCGCAGATGTATGCTCCACCACCTCTTTGTACGTAGATTTCAAGATCGAAACCTGTTCCTAAAATATTTTTACCTAAAAATCCTGCTGCCTTAGCTTCTTCAATGGCTTCTTCAAGGATATCCGGAATCCATGAATATTCTCCACGGATGTAGATATAAGAAGTGTTGGAACCTAAACAGTAAGATGAAATCAGCATTCCTTCGATCAACAGGTGAGGAAGAAATTCCATCAGATATCTGTCCTTGAATGTTCCGGGTTCAGATTCATCCGCATTGACTACAAGGTGTCTTGGAACACCTTCAGGTTTTGCCAAAAAGCTCCATTTCATCCCTGTCGGGAATCCAGCTCCACCACGACCTCTTAATCCTGAAGTTTTTACTTCTTCCAGGATTTCGTCAGGAGTCATTTTCAAGGCTTTTTCAGCTGCTGTGTAACCTCCCTGTTTACGGTATGTTTCAAAGTAGCGGATACCTTCTATATGTGCGTCTTTAAGTAAAAGTTTTTTACTCATTGTTTATTATGCTTTTCGCTATCGGCTTTGGGCTTCTAGCTTTTATAATTATTAAAAAAATTAACTGAGTTTACATCCAAAATTCGGGATCCAAAATCTTTATTAGTCTAAAGCAACCTGTCCCTGTCTGCAAAGTTCAAGGATTTCGTCTACTTTTTCTATTGTTAAATTTTCATGAAAGAACTTTCCAAGCTGCATCATGGGTGCATAACCACACGCTCCAAGACATTCAGCAGGCTTTAAGGTGAACATACCGTCTTCAGTAGTTTCTCCGTCCTTAATGTTCAGTTTTGTTCTGATATGGTCAAGGATTTTTTCGCTTCCACAAACCATACAAGGTCCGGTTCTGCAAACTTCCAGAACATATTTACCTACCGGCTTCATATTGAACATGGTATAGAAAGTAGCCACTTCATATACTTCAATCGGTTTGATACTTAATAGTCCGGCAACATAATCCATCACAGGAACATCTAACCATCCTCCGAATTCTTTCTGCGCCAAGTGAAGTACGGGAAGAAGAGCAGATTTCTGTCTTCCTTCAGGATATCTTGCGATAATTTTGTGTACCTGTGCTAAACTTTCCGGTTTAAAAGCTATTGTTTCGCTCATTTTTTTATATAGATTAAAGAACAAAGAACCAAGAAAAAAGACTTTTTGATTCGTGATCTAAATTCATTTTTATTTAATTTGAAGAAAGTCTTTATTCTTTCCTCTTTTATCTTTTTGTCTGTTATATTATGCGTCTAATTCTCCCGCAATAATATTCATACTACACATCGTTACAATGGCATCCGAAATTACAGAACCTGTAATCATTTCAGGATATGCCTGATAGTAGATGAAACATGGTCTTCTGAAGTGAAGTCTGTAAGGGCTTCTTCCTCCGTCACTCACAAGATAGAAACCTAATTCTCCGTTTCCACCTTCTACAGCATGGTAAACTTCTCCTTTAGGTACATCAGTTTCTCCCATTACAATTTTGAAGTGGTAGATCAAAGCTTCCATTTTCTGATATACATCTGCTTTTTCAGGAAGATAGAAATCAGGAACATCCGCGTGGAATGGCCCTTCAGGAAGGTTTTCGTATGCTTGTTTGATAATTTTAATAGATTCCCAGATTTCCTGTTGACGAACCATGAAACGGTCGTAAGTATCTCCTGAAGTTCCTACAGGAATAATGAAGTCGAAATCCTGGTATGAAGAATAAGGTTGTGCAACTCTCACATCATAATCTACACCTGCTGCACGTAAGTTTGGACCTGTAAACCCGTAGCTTAATGCTCTTTCTGCTGAAATAGCTCCTGTACCGATGGTTCTGTCCATGAAAATTCTGTTTCTTTCTAATAGGGTACAGAATTCTTTGAATCTTGGTGGGAAAGTCTTTAAAAAGTCTTTCAATAACTCATGGAACTTAGGAGTGAAATCTCTTTCAAATCCTCCGATTCTTCCCATGTTAGTCGTCATTCTTGCTCCACAGATCTGCTCATACATATCATAAATACGTTCTCTTTCAATGAACATGTAAGTAAGACCAGTAATCGCTCCTGAGTCCATTCCGGTTACCCCGTTACAGATCAGGTGGTCACCGATTCTCGCTAGTTCCATTAAGATAACACGCATATAGTCTACACGTTTTGGAACTTGAACGCCAATCAGCTTTTCTACTGTCATGTGCCAACCTAAATTGTTGATCGGTGCAGAACAGTAATTCATACGGTCAGTAAGGGTAGTGATCTGAGAATAATTTCTTCTTTCAGAAATTTTCTCAAATGCTCTGTGGATATATCCTACCGTTTGCTCAGCATGAAGGATTCTTTCTCCATCCATCGTTAAGACGTTCTGGAAGATTCCGTGAGTAGCAGGGTGGGTAGGTCCTAGATTCAGGGTATACAATTGCCCGTCAATCTGTTCCTTGCTTTCGTACTGGTTAAGTATATTGGATAATGAGTTATCTTTCATAATTTAAATGCTTTAGGCTATAGGCTTTAGGCTTTAAGCGTATGGCTTGCTGCTTTCTGCTTATTGCATTATTTTTTATCTTCCGAACATATTATCATCCTTGTCGGTTCTTGTACCGTCTTCAAGTCGATATTCTTTCAACATTGGGTGGTATCCGAGATCTTCCATATTTAAAATAGGTCTGAGATCCGGGTGTCCCTTGAATTTAATCCCGTAAAAGTCATAAGTCTCTCTTTCCATCCAATTGGCACCGGCATATAATTCAACGAGAGAATCCACTTCAATATTTTCTCTGGACATAAAGATTTTCAGACGTAATCTGAAATTGGCCATCATATTATGTAAATGATATACAACACCAATCTCCTTGTCCGGGAATTCCGGGTAATGAATACCGCAGATATCTGTAAGGAAATTAAATTCCAGTGATGAGTCCTTAAGATAGTGGATGATCTTTTTGATATCTTCTTTCTTTACTTCAATGGTCAGCATCCCATAAGGTTCTGAACTTGAAATAACAGATTCCGGAAATTCTCTTGTGATTGCTTCTAATACAAATTCGTTTGTCATTTCCGTTTAGTTGCTTATGTTGTAAGAATCTAATAGTTTCTGATACTCAGGCATATCTCTTCTTCTGATGCTTTCGCTTTCTGCAAGAGCTTGTACCTGCATTACCCCTTCAATGATCTGTTCAGGTCTTGGAGGGCATCCCGGAACATAGACGTCTACAGGAATGATTTTATCAATCCCCTGAAGTACGGAATACGTATCAAAAATACCACCACTGGAAGCACATGCTCCTACAGCTACTACCCATTTAGGTTCAGCCATCTGGGTGTATACTTCTTTTAGGACCGGACCTAGTTTCTTTGATATAGTTCCGCAAACCATCAGCATATCTGCTTGTCTTGGGGAGAAAGAGTTTCTTTCCATACCAAATCTTGATGCATCATAGGTAGGGTTCAGGGTAGCCATGAACTCAATACCACAACAAGAAGTAGCAAATGGCAATGGCCAAAGTGAAAACTTTCTTGCCATTCCGATTACACTGCTCAGTTTTGTTGCGAAAAACCCTTCTCCTTCATATCCTTCGGGAGCAGGTGCATCTGTTCTTATTACTGGTTTTTTATCTGACATTTTTAGTAAATATTTAAAGATTAAAATATTTAAAGATTAAAAAAAATAAGATCTTGGAAATCTTTAAACTACTTAAATACATTCAATCTTTTAATTAAAATTTATTTATCCCAATCGAGCGCACCACGTTTCCAGACATAGAAAAATGCCATGAAGAAAATGGCTACGAATGTAAGCACTGCCAGGAATCCTTCCATTCCGAATTCTCTGAAGTTTACAGCGTAGGGATAAAAAAATACGATTTCAATATCGAATAGTACGAACAATACCGCAGTCAGGAAGTACTTGATAGAAAACGGTGTTCTTGCATTTCCTTCAACAGGAACTCCACATTCCCAGCTTTGGTTTTTTACAGAGTTTCCTTTTTTCTGCTGTGGCCCCAAGAAATGTGCCCCAAGCAAAGAAACCGCTACAAATCCTACTGCTACACCAGCCTGGATAAGGATTGGAATATAACTTTCAGGTAAATTCATTTTTGCATTATTATCTCAATTTGCAAATTTAGCGAATAAACAAGAAAGCATGAAATTTATCAGCTTAAAAGTAGGCTGAAAATAAGGAAAACCGATAATTTAGAATCAATAAAAATAACAGGTTATTTCTTCATTTTTTTAAGAAGAGAGTAGGCCATAAATGCAATATATCCAAAGAGTATACTGGCAAAAAGGATGTTGATTACGGTATTCGTTTTATCATCCTGAGATTGGAAAAAGAAGTTGTAAACAATGAATCCGGTAATTAAAATGGCGAAAATGACAAGCTGTGGTTTCATGAGGTGAACGTGTTTGAGGTGAATAGAGTTTTAGAGAGAAAACATGATGCTATTTATTCATCATTTTGATTGATTTCCATGGAGTAGGTCCTTCTTCTCTTGTGATTCACAGGGTTATAATCTTGCCATAAAAGCTGGATGCTTTTGTTTTCTTCCAGTTCCGGGTTGGTTTCAAGGAACTTTACGCCTTTTTTCTGAAAATATCCCAGATTTCTTTGAAAATAATAGAGGTAACCCCTCTTCTTTGGTAATCGGGATGAATACCGATCAGATAAAAGTTTGCCCTGTCGTTTTTCTTCCCTGCCTGTAAAAAATGCCACCAGCCAAACGGGAGTAATTTTCCGCCGGATTTTTGTAAAGCTTTTGAATAGGAAGGCATTGTGATGGCGAATGAGATCAGATTATTGTTTTCATCCGCAATACACACGATAAAATCTTTATCGATGAGTTTGAAGTATTTTTCCTTGTACGTTTTTCTCTGCTCATCAGAAATAGGAGTGTAAGTGGATAGATGTTTATAAGTTTCATCCAATAAATCAAACATCGGATCTACATATTGAATGATCTCCTCTTTGTTTTTAAATCGTAAAACCTTGAGCTTATATTTTTCAGAAATTAACTGATTAAATTTGTGGATTTTTTCAGGTAAGGTCTCCGGGAAAATAATTTCAAATTCTACCCATTCCTTTTCTTTCACCAGTCCGAGTTTTTCCAGGTGTTTTGGGTAGTATTCGTGATTATAGATCCCAATCATTGTAGCCAGCTGGTCAAAGCCTTTAATGAGCATACCTGCTTTATCAAGATTAGTAAAGCCCATAGGCCCTTCAATAGTCCGGATGCTTTTTTCTTTAGCATAATCAATGGCTTTCTGGATTAATGCTTTTGAAACTTCATCATCATCTATAAAATCAATCCATCCGAAACGTACTTTCCGGATCCCTAATTCTTTTTCTTCTTTATGGTTGATAATAACAGCAATACGCCCTACAATCTTATCATTTTTATACGCCAAATACTGTTTCGCTTCAGAATATTGAAGGGCGGGATTTTCATCAGCATTCCATATATTTATTTCATCATTGATAAAAGATGGAACAAAGTATGGATTATTTTTGTACAGATCCATAGGGAATCTTACGAATTGCTTCAGCTGACCGGCCGTTTTTACTTCAATAATTGAAACTGTAGACATGTTCTTAAAGGTAAATTTGAGGACAAATATAAATAATAATATGGTATACTTTGGCACAGTTTTTATTTCATTATGGGTAAAAATGAACACAAAATCTATATAAAATGGCGGGTTATTATATCATTATTGGAATTTCAATGCTGGTGAGCTGGTGGGTTTCATCGAGATTGAAATCGAAATTTGAATACTATTCCAACGTACATCTCCGAAATGGACTTTCGGGCAAAGAAGTAGCGGAAAAAATGTTGAGAGATAACGGGATCAATGATGTTCAGGTAATATCAGTTCTCGGACAGTTGACGGACCACTATAATCCGGCAGATAAAACAGTAAACCTTTCGGAAGGAGTTTATATGCAGAGAAATGCAGCTGCTGCAGCTGTGGCAGCGCACGAATGCGGACATGCAGTGCAACATGCTGTAGGATATTCTATGCTGAACCTTCGCTCTAAACTCGTTCCTATTGTTAATATTAGCTCTAATCTGATGCAGTTTGTTCTTATTGCAGGTATTGCGGTAATGGCAGCGTCCAGAAGTATTGAAAATCCAAATGGAAATACAACGGTTTTGGCCATTGGCGTTGCCATGTTTGCGGTAACCACTCTTTTTGCATTTGTAACATTACCTGTGGAGTATGATGCAAGCAATAGGGCTATGAAATGGCTTAAGGATACCGGAACTGTAACTGCTGAAGAATTTGTAGGCGTACAGGATAGTTTGAAATGGGCTGCCAGAACGTATGTGGTAGCAGCTTTAGGGTCTTTGGCTCAACTTCTTTATTGGGGCTCATTGCTCCTCGGAGGAAGAAGGGATTAATCTTTAAATTCAAATGAAACATATTGCATCTCGGAGAGTTTTTCCGAGATGTTTTCTTTTTGTACCAGTTTTAGGGAGGCAGTGAGAGTACAATTTTCATTGGCGTCAAACTTGAGGACCTTCGCATCAAATTTAGATAATAAAGTGAATATTGTATTTTGTTGATTGAAGTTAAACTGTATTTCGATTTCAGTTTCCAGTTCCCGTGTAATGATATGGGCTTCTTCAAGAGTGATTTTGGCAGACTCTTTATATGCTTTTACCAGGCCGGAGACCCCTAATTTGGTTCCTCCGTAATAACGTACGGAAATAACTAAAACATTGGTGATCTCGTTAGCCAATAATTGATTGTATATTGGTAGACCTGCACTTCCGGAAGGCTCGCCATCGTCATTGGCTCTATAGTTTTCCCCATTTAGCCCTATTCGGAATGCATAACAGTGATGGGTTGCTTTAGGATGTTCTTCCCGCACCTTTTCCAGCGCATTTTTCAATTCACTTTCATTGTTTACGGGGTAAGCAAATCCGATGAACTTGCTGCCTTTTTCTTTTAAAAGAGTATTTTCTATGGGTTTTTCTATGGTTTTGTATTCAAACATTTCCTACTGCTGTTGATCCTGCAAATTTAAACTTTAGAATTTAGTATTGAACTACATTAAATAAAAAAGAGCACCGAAGTGCTCTGTTATTAAACGCAAATTGATTTAAAATCTCCCTCTAACCAAGGTGGTGGACAACTCATATCATAAGGTTTTGGGCAACATTGTGCCTGTAAACTTGGTGGATAGAAAGTACAGCACGTAGCTGGAGTAACTAATCCCCCACCAATGATCCTTCTCAAGTTTTGTCTTGTGATTCTCTTTTTGTTTTTCATGGGTTTTAATTTATGTCTAGCTAATATATGTAAAATATTTCATTGCCAGGTGATAGAGCATGGATAATTTTATAAAATATTCACTGGTTTTAAAAATATCCTATATAATATGATGATTTAGCTTTTTTTTTTGTAATAAAATAAAAGTTGAAATAATGATTTGAAAATAAAGGTAGCTTTGTCTTTATGATTAATTATGTTGATAAGAAGATATCTATATTATGTATTGTCTCCGGTAGTAGGTGATTATGTTGTCTCTGTACTCTTGCTTTTTATAGGGAATATAATTAAATTCCGGAGCTTTAGTTCCGTTTTCTAATATTAATCCTTCATTTTTAATGACGATGGCTTCGTCCCAAAGATCAGCATCAATAAATTGTTGAAGAGTAAAGCGCCCGCCTTCGATGATCACAGATTGTATTTGTTCTTTGTATAAGGCATTCATCAGATCCGGTAAAAAGTTTTCCTTATCAATTGTAATGAACTGAATATATTCTTGAGTCTCTTCCTTTACAGAATTAAAAATTAATGTTCTGGCTTCTTTGTTATAGAGTGAAAAATGTTCCGGAACTTTTAAATCAAAATCAATTAAAATCCTGACAGGATTTATACCTTCTACATTTCTGACCGTTAAACCCGGGTTGTCATTCAATGCGGTTTGAGTGCCTACCAAAATGGCATGTTCATCAGCTCTTACCTGATGTACAAATTGATTCACTAAAGAATTCGAAATGGCAGCAGGCTTGAAATCTCGATCTAAAAATCCGTCACCGGATTCTGCCCATTTCAAAATGATATAAGGTCTTTTCTTTTCGTGGAAGGTAAAAAATCTCTTGTTGAGTTCAATGCATTCGTTTTCCAGAATTCCTGAAATGACTTCTATACCGGCTTCCTGAATAATCTTTTTTCCTTTTCCGTTAACCTTATCATGAGAATCCATGGCACCAATAACAACTTTTTTAAAACCTAATTCTTTTATTTTTAAAGCACAAGGAGGTGTTTTGCCATAATGGGCACAAGGTTCCAATGAAACGTAAATCGTAGATTCAGGGATGAGTTCTTTATTTTTTACAGAATTGATAGCGTTGATCTCAGCATGATTTTCTCCGGCTTTATGGTGATAACCTTCACCGATGATTTTTCCATCGTGAACAATTACACTTCCCACAAGAGGGTTGGGGTACGTTCTTCCCAGGGCTTTTTGAGCCAGCTCAATACATCTTTTAATATATAATTCGTCGTTGTTCATGTTTGTAAAAAGAAAAAGCGAAGACAAATTGCTTTGCTCCGCCTTTATTTATTTTGTTAAGAATTAATCTCCTGTAATAATATTATGAAGATTTTGCTTTAATGTTTCCAAATGAGCTTTTTTCTCATCAATCGTATTGTAAGTGTCTTTCAATAAAGGATTTTCTCTTGATGGCTTGTTAAAGAAGGAAAGGTTATTTTCCAGTTTAACGATTTCACCTTCAAGATCTGAAATCTGGTTTTTAATCTTTCTTGCCTTATCGGTAAGCTGATTTTCAGATAGACCTTCTTCTTTAAGTTCGAGTTCGTTGATTTTATTGATCTTTAATTTTTCTCTTAACGTCTTATTAAATTCAGAGTTGATTGCGATCTTATCTCTCGGAACTTTTCCTATATTGTTCCACGAAGTTTTAATCTGTTCGATTTTTTCGATACTTCCTTCTTCGTTGGTTACCATTTTCAATTCATCAAGAAGTGCCTTTTTGTTTTTGTAATTCTCCTTCCAGTTATCTGTAGAAGTATTGCTTTTCTCTCTGTAATTGTTGAAGAACGCATTACAAGCATCACGGAATTCGTCCCAGATCTTATTGGTCATGCTCTTTGGAACGTGGCCTATTTTTTTCCAGTCTTCCTGAAGTTTTTTGAATAGCGGAACCGCGATATCCCATTCTTCATTGTTCATATTGTCCTGAGCAGTCTGGATAAGTTTTAATTTTTCTTCCAGGTTAGCCTGCTGAGAACCTTTTAACGATTTGTAATAGTTGTTCTTCGTGGTATTGAAGCCTCGGAGTGTTGTTTTAAAATCATTCCAGTTTTGGTTGGAAAGTTTTCTCGGTACACTTCCGGTTTTTAAGAAATCAGAACGAAGGTCTTCCACTCTTTTGATAGCATTTTGCCAATAGTTGTGGTTTGGGGTTTCAGAAGGTTCTGAAAGCTTTTTGATCTCCGCAATGATCTGGTTTTTCTTTTCCAGATTGGCACTTTGTTCCTGTTCAATCACGGCAGAAAGTTCAGATTTTCTTTCGTGAATTTTATTGGAAATTTCTTTAAACTCTTCCCATGTTTTTTCACGGAATTCTTCTGCAACAGGCTCTGCCTCTTCTTTCCAAAGTTTGTGAAGATATTGCAGCTCATTGAGCGCCTTCTGAATCACCGGTTCGTTTTCCAGTTCCTGGGCACGAGCGATAATGTGCTGTCTTTTTTCTAAGTTGTGGCTGTATTCCTGCTCTAAAAATTCTTTGTTAAGATCCAGCATTTGATAAAACTGATTCAAATGGTGGAAATAGTTATTATTAAGAATTTTAAATTCAGATTTGGCTACCTGTCCTGCTTTTGACCATTCTTCTTTGATCTCACGAATCGATTTGAAAAGATTGATTCCCGGCTCAGAGCTGGTGTATAGATTTTTTAGTCTTTCAATGATATTCTGGCGATGTTCAAGATTTTTCTTCTGCTCTTCTTCCTGGCCTTTCTGGAAATCATCATGCTTTTCCCTGAAAATATTCACTAATGCTGAATATTTAGCCTGGGAAGGGTGTTCGTAACTGAAATTTTCCGGAGCATTCCCTGCGTCCACGTATTCGTGTTTCTTATCTTCCACTTCATCATGGATGTAATGACTTGCTTTCTCTTTCAAAAGGCTGAATCTTCTGAAATTCTCGCCTGCGTTGGGAGTGTTAATGATTTTTTCCATTTCCTTTAAAGCATCTGCTAAAGAAATTTCAACATCATCATGTTCTTCTGCATGTTCATTTTCATCATCATGGTGATTGGCATCAGGAGACGTAATGTTTTCTGATGATTCTTGTGGTACTTCGTTAGGATTCTTTTCTTCGTTTTCAGAAAGATTGTTTTCTGTAATCATAGCAAATCTTTTATGTGAGTGGCGTTAATATCCTTCAAATATAGCTGTAAAGCCAATTAAAGCACTAATTTATGTTATTTTTTTTAAAAATTCCAAATTTCCCAAGCTTTTTCTGCTTGTTGTTCAAGCATATAATAACCGTTTACGGTTTTTGCTCCTTTCTCTGAGGCTTTGATGATGAACTGGGTGTAGTTGGGGTTGTAGATCAGGTCGATCACCAAATGATCGGCGGAGAGTCCTTCGAAAGGAAAACTCAGGCAGTCTTCCACATTAGGGAAAGTTCCGACGGGAGTGCATTGGATGATGATTTTGTGATTCTCAACTGTCGTTTTATCAAGATTTTCAAAATTAATTTCTGTACTTCTTGAAATTGTTTTGGAGGGGATATTATGCTTGTCAAGAATGTATTTTACCGCTTTGGCAGCACCTCCGTTTCCGAGGATCAATGCTTTATCCTGAAGTTCTTTTTTATGGAGAAGAAGAGTTTTTTCAAAACCGAATGCATCAGTATTGTATCCCGTTTTTTTACCATTTTTAATTAAAACACAGTTTACGGCTCCAATTGTTTCGGCTTCGTCACTGAGTTCATCAAGGTAATCAATGATTTTTTCCTTGTAGGGAATGGTCACATTAAAACCTAAAAGTCCCGGCGAAGAAAAAAGATCTTCTACTTCATTAATTTCGCTCAGGTCAAAAATATCATAGGAAAAGTCCTTAAGCATAAGCTTTTGAAACTTGTTTTCGAAGAATTTTTTAGAAAAAGAATAGGAAATATTCCTGCCTATCAGTCCTAATTTTTTGTTAGAATCCATATGATCAAAAATAAAAAAAAGACCGGACAAATCCGGCCTTTAGTTTGAAATATTTTTATTAATTATTCCACGATAAATTTTGTAGAGAAATTATCTGTTTTTAAGATGTATGTTCCTTTTACGAAACCTTTAAAATGGATTTTATTTGAATTTTTGAAAGGCTGGGCAAAAGTTTCAATCAGTTTCCCTGAAAGGTCATAGATCTCAGCTTTTGAAATTTTGTTTAGATTTTCGCCTTTTACAAACAGTTCATTGTTTTTTACGGGGTTAGGGTAGATGGAGAGCTCAATATTTTTTACGGTATTACTTTCATCAATAGAAAGAACAGACCCCCAAATCATGTTGATCCACTCAGGGTGATCAATAAACGGATTTCTGTTCCCCTGCCTTGCGTAGATTGCATTGTTTCTGTCTATCTCTCTCTGTGAAACCGGATCCTGAGAAGACCACTTTAGCATAAGGCTAAGGTACCATTGCTGTAAGCCTCTGTCTACAGTTCCATCTAGAGGGCTTGATGCATTTTGAAACTGGCTGAAAGAGGCAAGCTTATCCTGATATCTTGTTACAAAATATAACTGCATTCTTGCGATATCTCCTTTAAATGCATCAATAGGTTCAAAAATAACCCCGCTGTATCCTGGATAATTACAAGTTCCGATTTTACTTCCGTTAGTAAAAGTCATTGTAGGTGAAGCTGTTTCACCATAAGGATAGCTTCCTCTTTTACTGTTTACATAATAATCTGTAGGAATTACAAAATGTGCATCATTTGCCATCGGGATTGCATTTTGTCCTCC encodes the following:
- a CDS encoding DUF349 domain-containing protein; the protein is MITENNLSENEEKNPNEVPQESSENITSPDANHHDDENEHAEEHDDVEISLADALKEMEKIINTPNAGENFRRFSLLKEKASHYIHDEVEDKKHEYVDAGNAPENFSYEHPSQAKYSALVNIFREKHDDFQKGQEEEQKKNLEHRQNIIERLKNLYTSSEPGINLFKSIREIKEEWSKAGQVAKSEFKILNNNYFHHLNQFYQMLDLNKEFLEQEYSHNLEKRQHIIARAQELENEPVIQKALNELQYLHKLWKEEAEPVAEEFREKTWEEFKEISNKIHERKSELSAVIEQEQSANLEKKNQIIAEIKKLSEPSETPNHNYWQNAIKRVEDLRSDFLKTGSVPRKLSNQNWNDFKTTLRGFNTTKNNYYKSLKGSQQANLEEKLKLIQTAQDNMNNEEWDIAVPLFKKLQEDWKKIGHVPKSMTNKIWDEFRDACNAFFNNYREKSNTSTDNWKENYKNKKALLDELKMVTNEEGSIEKIEQIKTSWNNIGKVPRDKIAINSEFNKTLREKLKINKINELELKEEGLSENQLTDKARKIKNQISDLEGEIVKLENNLSFFNKPSRENPLLKDTYNTIDEKKAHLETLKQNLHNIITGD
- a CDS encoding zinc metallopeptidase, which translates into the protein MAGYYIIIGISMLVSWWVSSRLKSKFEYYSNVHLRNGLSGKEVAEKMLRDNGINDVQVISVLGQLTDHYNPADKTVNLSEGVYMQRNAAAAAVAAHECGHAVQHAVGYSMLNLRSKLVPIVNISSNLMQFVLIAGIAVMAASRSIENPNGNTTVLAIGVAMFAVTTLFAFVTLPVEYDASNRAMKWLKDTGTVTAEEFVGVQDSLKWAARTYVVAALGSLAQLLYWGSLLLGGRRD
- a CDS encoding endonuclease; translation: MKRILSFFLSSATFVSALAQAPANYYDGTAGLTGYTLKTKLHQIIKASSDLGYSALWTTYATSDVDKYYENNGTLLDMYSEKPAGPDAYEFVIGPSSSGGNQCGSQNQNNEGFCYNREHSLPKTYFGGQNAIPMANDAHFVIPTDYYVNSKRGSYPYGETASPTMTFTNGSKIGTCNYPGYSGVIFEPIDAFKGDIARMQLYFVTRYQDKLASFSQFQNASSPLDGTVDRGLQQWYLSLMLKWSSQDPVSQREIDRNNAIYARQGNRNPFIDHPEWINMIWGSVLSIDESNTVKNIELSIYPNPVKNNELFVKGENLNKISKAEIYDLSGKLIETFAQPFKNSNKIHFKGFVKGTYILKTDNFSTKFIVE
- a CDS encoding shikimate dehydrogenase, with the translated sequence MDSNKKLGLIGRNISYSFSKKFFENKFQKLMLKDFSYDIFDLSEINEVEDLFSSPGLLGFNVTIPYKEKIIDYLDELSDEAETIGAVNCVLIKNGKKTGYNTDAFGFEKTLLLHKKELQDKALILGNGGAAKAVKYILDKHNIPSKTISRSTEINFENLDKTTVENHKIIIQCTPVGTFPNVEDCLSFPFEGLSADHLVIDLIYNPNYTQFIIKASEKGAKTVNGYYMLEQQAEKAWEIWNF
- a CDS encoding NAD(P)H-dependent oxidoreductase subunit E, translated to MSETIAFKPESLAQVHKIIARYPEGRQKSALLPVLHLAQKEFGGWLDVPVMDYVAGLLSIKPIEVYEVATFYTMFNMKPVGKYVLEVCRTGPCMVCGSEKILDHIRTKLNIKDGETTEDGMFTLKPAECLGACGYAPMMQLGKFFHENLTIEKVDEILELCRQGQVALD
- a CDS encoding NADH-quinone oxidoreductase subunit C, which gives rise to MTNEFVLEAITREFPESVISSSEPYGMLTIEVKKEDIKKIIHYLKDSSLEFNFLTDICGIHYPEFPDKEIGVVYHLHNMMANFRLRLKIFMSRENIEVDSLVELYAGANWMERETYDFYGIKFKGHPDLRPILNMEDLGYHPMLKEYRLEDGTRTDKDDNMFGR
- the nuoD gene encoding NADH dehydrogenase (quinone) subunit D, giving the protein MKDNSLSNILNQYESKEQIDGQLYTLNLGPTHPATHGIFQNVLTMDGERILHAEQTVGYIHRAFEKISERRNYSQITTLTDRMNYCSAPINNLGWHMTVEKLIGVQVPKRVDYMRVILMELARIGDHLICNGVTGMDSGAITGLTYMFIERERIYDMYEQICGARMTTNMGRIGGFERDFTPKFHELLKDFLKTFPPRFKEFCTLLERNRIFMDRTIGTGAISAERALSYGFTGPNLRAAGVDYDVRVAQPYSSYQDFDFIIPVGTSGDTYDRFMVRQQEIWESIKIIKQAYENLPEGPFHADVPDFYLPEKADVYQKMEALIYHFKIVMGETDVPKGEVYHAVEGGNGELGFYLVSDGGRSPYRLHFRRPCFIYYQAYPEMITGSVISDAIVTMCSMNIIAGELDA
- the ribD gene encoding bifunctional diaminohydroxyphosphoribosylaminopyrimidine deaminase/5-amino-6-(5-phosphoribosylamino)uracil reductase RibD, giving the protein MNNDELYIKRCIELAQKALGRTYPNPLVGSVIVHDGKIIGEGYHHKAGENHAEINAINSVKNKELIPESTIYVSLEPCAHYGKTPPCALKIKELGFKKVVIGAMDSHDKVNGKGKKIIQEAGIEVISGILENECIELNKRFFTFHEKKRPYIILKWAESGDGFLDRDFKPAAISNSLVNQFVHQVRADEHAILVGTQTALNDNPGLTVRNVEGINPVRILIDFDLKVPEHFSLYNKEARTLIFNSVKEETQEYIQFITIDKENFLPDLMNALYKEQIQSVIIEGGRFTLQQFIDADLWDEAIVIKNEGLILENGTKAPEFNYIPYKKQEYRDNIITYYRRQYII
- a CDS encoding NADH-quinone oxidoreductase subunit A, which produces MNLPESYIPILIQAGVAVGFVAVSLLGAHFLGPQQKKGNSVKNQSWECGVPVEGNARTPFSIKYFLTAVLFVLFDIEIVFFYPYAVNFREFGMEGFLAVLTFVAIFFMAFFYVWKRGALDWDK
- a CDS encoding NADH-quinone oxidoreductase subunit B; this translates as MSDKKPVIRTDAPAPEGYEGEGFFATKLSSVIGMARKFSLWPLPFATSCCGIEFMATLNPTYDASRFGMERNSFSPRQADMLMVCGTISKKLGPVLKEVYTQMAEPKWVVAVGACASSGGIFDTYSVLQGIDKIIPVDVYVPGCPPRPEQIIEGVMQVQALAESESIRRRDMPEYQKLLDSYNISN
- a CDS encoding YigZ family protein, which translates into the protein MFEYKTIEKPIENTLLKEKGSKFIGFAYPVNNESELKNALEKVREEHPKATHHCYAFRIGLNGENYRANDDGEPSGSAGLPIYNQLLANEITNVLVISVRYYGGTKLGVSGLVKAYKESAKITLEEAHIITRELETEIEIQFNFNQQNTIFTLLSKFDAKVLKFDANENCTLTASLKLVQKENISEKLSEMQYVSFEFKD